One segment of Nocardia farcinica DNA contains the following:
- a CDS encoding N-acetylmuramoyl-L-alanine amidase, with product MSKKDEYALAILAEGRRRGITPRGIVIAFATVYVECDFIMYANEKVPESLRLPHERVGRDGFSVGLFQQQIVRGAGGAYWWADCATCMDPTLSAGLFFERLARLDYNSNEHSPGWYAQAVQRSAYPHRYDERMKDAQALYDRLAGFVPAEKRLPMSKPAFTEIDRMTGGGRSNRTRPPVNFLLHTEEGNSSAEALARYCDGSNGVSYHYTVRDGIVCDVVDTDYASWSVLDANAYTINLCFAGSRASWSRAEWLMRERDIEIAAYLAVQDCRKYGIPTDVIAPPYRRAPGISDHRYVTRVLGIGTHTDVGDGFPWDVFTTYVNKYAGTGESEDELSWGEIIENKEGQKVSREDMIKWIDFRLVRMERMLMAALDQLSGAGVAEAIRDGKAAKFDGFAQGGNRSAYDLQAAIAAKLEVPGTKDMKAA from the coding sequence ATGAGCAAGAAAGATGAGTACGCCCTAGCCATCCTGGCCGAAGGGCGTCGGCGGGGCATCACGCCCCGAGGAATCGTGATCGCGTTCGCGACGGTGTACGTGGAGTGCGATTTCATCATGTACGCCAACGAGAAGGTCCCTGAGTCCCTACGCCTACCACACGAACGTGTGGGACGAGATGGCTTCTCGGTGGGCCTGTTCCAACAGCAGATCGTTCGCGGCGCGGGCGGGGCTTATTGGTGGGCCGACTGCGCAACATGCATGGACCCGACGCTCAGCGCGGGTTTGTTCTTCGAGCGGCTGGCCCGTCTTGATTACAACTCCAACGAGCATTCCCCGGGCTGGTACGCCCAGGCAGTCCAGCGGTCCGCATACCCACACCGCTACGACGAGCGGATGAAAGACGCGCAAGCCCTTTACGACCGCCTAGCGGGCTTTGTGCCCGCCGAAAAAAGGTTGCCTATGTCCAAGCCTGCATTTACCGAAATCGACCGAATGACGGGCGGAGGGCGGAGTAATCGCACCCGCCCACCGGTCAACTTCCTTCTTCACACCGAGGAAGGAAACTCGAGTGCTGAAGCGCTCGCCCGATACTGTGATGGAAGCAACGGAGTCTCATACCACTACACGGTCCGCGACGGCATTGTGTGTGACGTAGTGGATACCGACTACGCGTCGTGGTCCGTCTTGGATGCGAACGCGTACACCATCAATCTGTGTTTTGCCGGGTCGCGTGCAAGCTGGTCGCGTGCTGAATGGCTCATGCGGGAACGCGATATCGAGATTGCCGCGTACCTAGCCGTCCAAGATTGCCGGAAATACGGCATCCCAACAGACGTTATCGCGCCGCCCTATAGGCGAGCGCCGGGCATTTCCGATCACCGATACGTGACCCGGGTTCTAGGTATCGGGACCCATACAGACGTAGGCGACGGATTCCCCTGGGACGTTTTCACCACCTACGTGAACAAGTACGCCGGTACTGGCGAAAGTGAGGATGAATTGAGCTGGGGCGAAATTATCGAAAACAAGGAGGGCCAGAAGGTCAGCCGTGAGGACATGATTAAGTGGATTGACTTCCGCTTGGTTCGTATGGAACGAATGCTTATGGCTGCCCTGGATCAACTCAGCGGTGCTGGCGTCGCAGAGGCCATTCGAGACGGTAAGGCTGCGAAGTTCGACGGATTCGCACAAGGCGGAAATCGGTCTGCCTACGACCTCCAAGCGGCCATTGCCGCGAAGCTCGAAGTTCCCGGAACCAAGGATATGAAGGCGGCCTAG
- a CDS encoding phage holin has product MYEKNSAIRLVIYSVAGVACGVLMLLGVITADQSDTIMNAVGPAIGTLIAMLAAFNVNRSDSADNAPAASPAEDGPGATVGAFQIRE; this is encoded by the coding sequence ATGTACGAGAAGAATTCGGCTATCCGCCTGGTGATCTACAGCGTCGCTGGTGTTGCGTGTGGTGTGCTTATGCTCCTGGGCGTCATTACCGCCGACCAGTCCGACACCATCATGAACGCGGTCGGACCTGCTATCGGCACTCTGATTGCCATGCTGGCCGCTTTCAACGTGAACCGGTCGGATAGTGCCGACAACGCCCCTGCCGCCTCCCCGGCGGAGGATGGTCCGGGCGCTACGGTCGGCGCTTTCCAAATTCGGGAGTGA
- a CDS encoding DUF2746 domain-containing protein — protein sequence MIDIPAGAPGWLAALMIVAYVVSQWLQTRGLRASQEEQKQTITEVHEQVANTHDTNLRDDLDAIRDEFRDFRDEHRDFRDEYRKDMASIREHLRDTHGRLRELERPKGI from the coding sequence TTGATCGACATTCCCGCTGGCGCTCCTGGCTGGCTGGCCGCGCTGATGATCGTTGCCTACGTCGTATCGCAATGGCTTCAGACGCGCGGCCTCCGGGCCTCCCAGGAAGAGCAGAAGCAGACAATCACCGAAGTTCACGAGCAGGTAGCGAATACGCACGACACAAATCTTCGGGACGACCTGGACGCGATTCGAGATGAGTTCCGGGATTTCCGGGATGAGCATCGAGACTTCCGAGACGAGTACCGCAAGGACATGGCGAGTATTCGCGAGCACCTTCGAGACACGCACGGTCGTCTACGAGAGTTGGAACGACCGAAGGGGATCTAG
- a CDS encoding LtfC-like domain-containing protein, with protein sequence MAGRKIKAEKLYLIVNDDFEIVYTWKVNGVPAPYPTGHELYYQFQNGTDGDWSGGTKWPFTITGSTAYCRVESEAARAAIEDRTPYQLIFKHTDETPSLDRVLLQGKVEWVVP encoded by the coding sequence ATGGCTGGACGTAAGATCAAAGCCGAAAAACTGTATCTGATCGTCAATGACGATTTCGAGATCGTCTATACGTGGAAGGTGAACGGCGTTCCCGCGCCGTATCCTACCGGCCACGAACTGTATTACCAGTTCCAGAACGGCACGGATGGCGATTGGTCCGGGGGGACCAAGTGGCCGTTCACCATCACCGGGAGCACGGCGTATTGCCGTGTCGAGTCCGAAGCGGCGCGAGCCGCCATCGAGGACCGGACGCCGTATCAACTGATATTCAAGCACACGGATGAAACCCCGTCCCTCGACCGGGTGCTGCTACAAGGAAAAGTCGAATGGGTGGTGCCGTAG
- a CDS encoding phage upper tail fiber protein, with the protein MANRGVPGGYAPLDSSALIPSTYLPSYVDDVVEGSALETFPTTGEGGKIYVAVDTGKIYRWSGSGYVEISPSPGSTDAVPEGSANRYYTDARVTTRVQSMFGTSAGTVCQGNDARLSDSRPPTAHTHPQSEVTGLTTALAGKVGTDGTVLNVVRLTQAAYDALGAGRPSTTLYVIVG; encoded by the coding sequence ATGGCTAACCGTGGCGTGCCCGGTGGGTACGCACCGCTGGACTCGTCGGCGCTGATCCCATCGACCTATCTCCCGTCCTACGTGGACGATGTGGTCGAAGGCTCAGCACTGGAGACCTTTCCGACGACCGGGGAAGGCGGGAAAATCTATGTGGCCGTGGACACCGGCAAGATTTACCGCTGGAGCGGGTCCGGCTACGTCGAAATCTCACCTTCCCCAGGGTCAACAGATGCTGTCCCGGAAGGCAGCGCGAACAGGTACTACACCGATGCTCGCGTGACCACGCGCGTTCAAAGCATGTTCGGCACCTCGGCCGGAACCGTCTGCCAAGGCAACGATGCCCGGCTATCGGACTCGCGTCCGCCGACTGCGCACACGCACCCTCAATCGGAGGTCACCGGGCTCACCACAGCGCTTGCCGGGAAGGTGGGCACTGACGGGACCGTGCTCAACGTCGTTCGGCTGACTCAGGCCGCATACGACGCTTTAGGCGCTGGCCGTCCGTCCACCACGCTCTACGTGATCGTGGGGTGA
- a CDS encoding MarR family winged helix-turn-helix transcriptional regulator yields the protein MTPGALAAKERVQPPSMTRVIASLSDLKLVERKPHPTDGRQIIVSLSESGRALIADEASAREAWMTEQLSGLTGEQLDVLEQAVAIMKQIVAESE from the coding sequence ATGACACCGGGCGCGCTGGCGGCCAAGGAACGGGTGCAGCCGCCGTCGATGACGCGGGTGATCGCCTCGCTGTCGGATCTGAAGCTGGTGGAGCGCAAGCCGCATCCCACCGACGGCCGCCAGATCATCGTCTCGCTCTCGGAGTCGGGCCGCGCCCTGATCGCCGACGAGGCCAGTGCCCGCGAGGCATGGATGACCGAGCAGCTGTCCGGCCTCACCGGCGAACAGCTCGACGTGCTCGAGCAGGCGGTGGCGATCATGAAGCAGATCGTCGCCGAGTCGGAGTAG
- a CDS encoding DUF2530 domain-containing protein, with amino-acid sequence MTPNVPQIPPRLTDPRPVLAVGSLLWLVALVVVWVGGPRWEAARPVCVMGLVVGLIGLVIFLIQRRAARRGDKGAQTGL; translated from the coding sequence GTGACCCCGAACGTGCCGCAGATCCCGCCGCGGCTGACCGACCCGCGGCCCGTGCTCGCCGTCGGCAGCCTGCTGTGGCTGGTCGCGCTGGTCGTGGTCTGGGTCGGCGGCCCGCGGTGGGAGGCCGCTCGCCCGGTGTGCGTCATGGGCCTGGTCGTCGGCCTGATCGGCCTGGTGATCTTCCTGATTCAACGCCGCGCCGCCCGGCGCGGGGACAAGGGCGCCCAGACCGGGCTCTGA
- a CDS encoding TetR/AcrR family transcriptional regulator has product MSSRLSVEERRAHLIEAAIGLAEKKGVAGVTTRDVAQAAGVSLGVVHYCFENKDALMTELVKALSMELRDSVDADETVWQDVGSGKDALQKLVRAGLELMWLNIEATPERQLLTYETTTYALREGEQTPAKLAIAREQYTFNDSTVADILDHARDATGTQWSVPVQTLSRFTLNVIDGLVLRWLVDNDSAAVRDQLDLLAEMVAGYAA; this is encoded by the coding sequence GTGTCCTCCCGATTGAGCGTCGAAGAACGACGGGCCCACCTTATCGAGGCGGCCATCGGCCTCGCCGAGAAAAAGGGCGTCGCGGGCGTGACCACGCGCGATGTCGCGCAGGCGGCCGGCGTTTCGCTCGGAGTTGTGCACTACTGCTTCGAGAACAAGGACGCGCTGATGACCGAGCTGGTCAAAGCGCTGTCCATGGAATTGCGCGATTCCGTGGACGCCGACGAAACGGTGTGGCAGGACGTCGGAAGCGGAAAAGATGCGCTTCAGAAATTGGTTCGTGCCGGACTGGAACTGATGTGGTTGAACATCGAAGCCACCCCGGAACGCCAACTGCTCACCTACGAAACCACCACCTACGCCCTGCGCGAAGGTGAGCAGACCCCGGCGAAACTGGCCATCGCCCGGGAGCAGTACACCTTCAACGATTCCACCGTCGCCGACATCCTCGACCACGCGCGCGACGCGACCGGCACGCAGTGGTCGGTGCCCGTGCAGACGTTGAGCCGGTTCACCCTCAACGTGATCGACGGCCTGGTGCTGCGCTGGCTGGTCGACAACGACAGCGCCGCCGTGCGCGACCAGCTCGACCTCCTGGCCGAAATGGTCGCGGGGTACGCCGCCTGA
- a CDS encoding sacsin N-terminal ATP-binding-like domain-containing protein has protein sequence MLAAWRDSPTRLREDAATEADLVRAGYRDRLLTELAQNAADAAARAGVPGAVWVRIDGAELHIANTGAPLDLSGVHALTALRASGKTGTAVGRFGVGFTAVRSVSDEIEVRSRHGGLHFSLDRTRAALRESGITATITAPPVLRLAWPAATPPAPDADTEVVLRLRPGVDAAALLSAMRAEAVDLLLELPDLREIHIGAEKFTVRSAPVALPGDRDGAGGIEDVRIAGPEGESRWWQFRTRRARWLLPVRDGRPVPATPDVLRAPTRSDEELSLPALLIADIPMQPDRRRLLPGARVRELAEGYADFARALPELDRLVLVPAPGFARSEADSLIREALLHELRTRAWLPVLGAPETARSRRAEDVLPSGGFAPDLAYRGITGPEPGPDGSPRSGRHGVAVPTRASVLPGLTADLASVLGELTGPLVPPELSTPRYLEQLAVLDVHRLGLARLAELSAGLERSPSWWREFYAALEPFVVDPLAAEELGALAVPLADGRLVTGPRTVLLDDQLAEVVPLHWARLVHPEAAHPLLSRLGARSATAADLLTDPALRAELEDRPDDEDTVDAVLRLAPNVAPEARPGWLGMLELPDDSGGTLPADELLLPDAPLRDLLVADAPFGTVAPAMVEAYGAEALRAVGVGWDFTLVTETDPTGPDHHLDDEETWWASLDEDPPTLVAVRDLDLIDDRAWPRALRLLAADPRTRPLLADPRGYTPWWLRRHAHLDGIPLGHHRHPADPEFTGLLPDFPAAGFDPAELAALRPVLADPEALDLDLAEALLAALADPDRSPEPGVVAAAHRRLAAAVQAGRLEVSDLEPPERVRALSGAAVDPADAMVLDAPWFGLAVAPNRLVAGAADTADSLAALLDLPLVSEAVTAEVLGEGRRTTWAAEPLAVVLRETLTAPADGDLVLHEELRVRLDGAVRGTVEVPWWRTGTTTHVRAPELLG, from the coding sequence GTGCTCGCGGCGTGGCGGGATTCCCCGACCCGGTTGCGGGAGGACGCCGCCACCGAAGCGGATCTGGTGCGCGCGGGCTACCGCGACCGGCTGCTCACCGAGCTGGCGCAGAACGCCGCCGACGCCGCCGCCCGGGCCGGCGTGCCAGGCGCCGTGTGGGTCCGGATCGACGGCGCCGAGCTGCACATCGCCAACACCGGTGCACCGCTGGATCTTTCGGGTGTGCACGCGCTCACCGCCCTGCGTGCCTCCGGCAAGACCGGCACCGCGGTCGGCCGCTTCGGCGTCGGTTTCACCGCCGTCCGTTCGGTGAGCGACGAGATCGAAGTGCGCTCCCGGCACGGCGGTCTGCACTTCTCCCTCGACCGTACCCGGGCCGCCCTCCGCGAGTCCGGCATCACCGCGACGATCACCGCGCCCCCGGTGCTGCGCCTGGCCTGGCCCGCCGCCACGCCACCCGCCCCGGACGCCGACACCGAGGTCGTGCTCCGGCTCCGCCCCGGCGTGGATGCCGCCGCCCTGCTGTCCGCCATGCGCGCCGAAGCCGTCGACCTCCTGCTGGAGCTCCCCGATCTGCGCGAAATACACATCGGCGCAGAAAAATTCACCGTCCGGTCGGCTCCCGTGGCATTGCCCGGTGATCGCGACGGCGCGGGCGGGATCGAGGACGTTCGGATCGCGGGCCCGGAGGGGGAGAGCCGGTGGTGGCAGTTCCGAACCCGCCGAGCGCGCTGGCTCCTGCCGGTTCGTGACGGCCGTCCGGTCCCCGCGACCCCGGACGTGCTGCGCGCCCCGACCCGCTCGGACGAGGAACTCTCGCTGCCCGCCCTGCTGATCGCCGACATCCCCATGCAGCCGGACCGCCGTCGCCTGCTGCCCGGCGCCCGCGTGCGCGAACTCGCCGAGGGCTACGCCGATTTCGCCCGCGCCCTCCCCGAACTCGACCGCCTCGTCCTGGTGCCTGCCCCCGGCTTCGCCCGCAGCGAAGCCGACAGCCTGATCCGGGAGGCGCTGCTGCACGAATTGCGCACGCGCGCCTGGCTGCCCGTCCTCGGCGCGCCCGAGACAGCGCGATCGCGCCGCGCCGAGGACGTCCTTCCGTCCGGCGGATTCGCCCCCGACCTCGCCTACCGGGGGATCACCGGACCCGAGCCGGGCCCCGACGGTTCGCCGCGCTCCGGCCGGCACGGCGTCGCCGTCCCCACCCGCGCGAGCGTCCTGCCCGGCCTCACCGCCGATCTCGCGTCGGTGCTCGGTGAGCTGACCGGTCCGCTCGTCCCGCCGGAGCTGTCCACCCCCCGCTACCTCGAACAGCTGGCGGTGCTGGACGTCCACCGCCTCGGCTTGGCCAGGTTGGCGGAGTTGTCGGCGGGCCTGGAGCGTTCGCCGTCGTGGTGGCGGGAGTTCTACGCGGCGCTGGAGCCCTTCGTGGTGGATCCGCTCGCGGCCGAGGAACTCGGGGCGCTGGCGGTGCCGCTGGCCGACGGCAGGCTGGTCACCGGCCCGCGCACGGTCCTGCTGGACGACCAGCTCGCGGAGGTCGTGCCACTGCACTGGGCGCGGCTGGTGCATCCGGAGGCGGCGCATCCGCTGCTGTCGCGGCTGGGCGCGCGGTCGGCGACGGCCGCGGACCTGCTCACCGACCCGGCCCTGCGCGCCGAGCTCGAGGACCGCCCCGACGACGAGGACACCGTCGACGCCGTGCTGCGGCTGGCGCCGAACGTCGCGCCGGAGGCCAGGCCCGGCTGGCTCGGCATGCTGGAACTGCCCGACGACAGCGGCGGCACACTGCCCGCCGACGAGTTGCTGCTGCCGGACGCCCCGCTGCGGGACCTGCTCGTCGCCGACGCGCCGTTCGGGACGGTCGCCCCGGCGATGGTCGAGGCCTACGGCGCCGAGGCGTTGCGCGCGGTGGGGGTCGGCTGGGACTTCACCCTCGTCACCGAGACCGACCCGACCGGCCCGGACCACCACCTCGACGACGAGGAGACCTGGTGGGCCTCGCTCGACGAGGATCCGCCGACCCTCGTCGCGGTTCGCGACCTGGACCTGATCGACGACCGCGCCTGGCCGCGCGCCCTGCGGCTGTTGGCCGCCGACCCGCGCACCCGGCCCCTGCTGGCCGATCCCCGCGGCTACACACCCTGGTGGCTGCGCAGGCACGCCCACCTCGACGGCATTCCGCTGGGCCACCATCGGCATCCGGCCGATCCCGAATTCACCGGTCTGCTGCCCGACTTCCCGGCCGCGGGCTTCGATCCGGCCGAACTCGCCGCCCTGCGCCCGGTCCTGGCCGATCCGGAAGCGCTGGACCTCGATCTCGCCGAGGCGCTGCTCGCCGCCCTCGCCGACCCGGATCGCAGCCCCGAGCCGGGCGTCGTCGCGGCCGCCCACCGCAGGCTGGCCGCCGCCGTGCAGGCCGGCCGGCTCGAGGTGAGCGACCTGGAACCGCCCGAGCGGGTGCGGGCCCTGTCCGGCGCGGCCGTCGATCCCGCCGACGCGATGGTGCTCGACGCGCCCTGGTTCGGCCTGGCGGTGGCGCCGAACCGGCTCGTCGCCGGAGCCGCGGACACCGCCGACTCGCTGGCCGCGCTGTTGGACCTCCCGCTGGTCTCCGAGGCGGTGACGGCCGAGGTGCTCGGCGAGGGCAGGCGCACCACCTGGGCGGCCGAACCGCTCGCCGTGGTGCTGCGCGAAACGCTGACCGCCCCCGCGGACGGCGATCTCGTCCTGCACGAGGAGTTGCGGGTCCGGCTGGACGGCGCGGTACGCGGCACGGTCGAGGTGCCGTGGTGGCGGACGGGCACGACCACGCACGTGCGGGCGCCCGAACTCCTGGGCTGA
- a CDS encoding DUF3027 domain-containing protein: protein MSAVSVSEPDVRPVLADAVDLARRALVELEPDAVGAYLGVTAEDETAATHRFEATLPGYRGWQWAVVVAAPPGAAHATVSESALLPGPEALVAPEFVPWEQRIRPGDLAPGDLLAPPADDPRLVPGYVANGDPEIDELAREVGLGRTKVMSLEGRLEAAERWYAEHGPDTEMAKAAPATCGTCGFYLPLAGSLRAAFGVCGNAMGADGHVVHVEYGCGAHSDVELPTGDGSPRYEAYDDAAVDVIPVEELRGDAGESGGTQAASGDTTAAGASARVGAVAATAAGESEAPGSEGGSGDVAADPAPSEEAAAPADPVDEDSAPRIALGGEAPGAVRPEASSSAQS, encoded by the coding sequence GTGAGCGCAGTTTCTGTTTCCGAGCCCGACGTGCGGCCCGTCCTGGCCGATGCCGTTGACCTGGCTCGCCGTGCGCTCGTGGAGCTGGAACCGGACGCGGTCGGCGCCTACCTCGGCGTCACGGCCGAGGACGAGACGGCCGCGACCCACCGTTTCGAAGCCACCCTGCCCGGCTATCGCGGCTGGCAGTGGGCGGTGGTCGTGGCCGCGCCGCCCGGCGCCGCGCATGCCACGGTGAGCGAGTCGGCGCTGCTGCCCGGCCCCGAGGCACTGGTCGCACCCGAATTCGTGCCGTGGGAGCAGCGCATCCGCCCGGGCGACCTCGCCCCCGGCGACCTGCTGGCCCCGCCCGCCGACGACCCGCGCCTGGTGCCCGGCTACGTCGCCAACGGCGATCCGGAGATCGACGAGCTCGCCCGCGAGGTCGGCCTCGGCCGCACCAAGGTGATGAGCCTCGAGGGCCGCCTCGAAGCCGCCGAGCGCTGGTACGCCGAGCACGGCCCCGACACCGAGATGGCCAAGGCGGCGCCCGCCACCTGCGGCACCTGCGGCTTCTACCTGCCGCTGGCCGGTTCGCTGCGCGCCGCCTTCGGCGTGTGCGGCAACGCGATGGGTGCCGACGGGCACGTGGTCCACGTCGAATACGGCTGCGGCGCGCATTCCGACGTCGAACTGCCCACCGGCGACGGATCGCCCCGATACGAGGCGTACGACGACGCGGCCGTCGACGTCATCCCGGTCGAGGAACTGCGCGGGGACGCGGGGGAGTCCGGTGGCACGCAGGCCGCGTCCGGGGACACGACGGCCGCAGGCGCCTCCGCCCGCGTCGGCGCGGTGGCTGCCACGGCCGCCGGCGAATCGGAAGCGCCTGGCTCCGAAGGCGGTTCGGGCGACGTCGCCGCCGACCCCGCACCGAGCGAGGAAGCCGCTGCGCCCGCCGATCCGGTGGACGAGGATTCGGCGCCGCGCATCGCGCTCGGGGGCGAGGCGCCGGGCGCGGTGCGGCCGGAGGCGTCGTCATCGGCGCAGAGCTGA
- a CDS encoding glutaminyl-peptide cyclotransferase, whose amino-acid sequence MERNRRSSAVAVLVGALVAAGCGRPADPAPRLRIEVVATRPHDRTAFTQGLEVADGVLYEGTGLTGRSFVRATDLATGAELARADVPGEYFGEGITKAGATLWQLTWRDGVAFARDPATLRVLREVRYEGEGWGLCTRGDRLVMSDGSDTLTFRDPETFAVTGTRTLRDRRGARLNELDCAPDGSVYANDYPSNRILRIDPDTGEVTGVADTGGLLTRAERADADVPNGIAALPGTDRFLLTGKYWPTMFEVRFVPE is encoded by the coding sequence ATGGAACGCAATCGGCGTTCGTCGGCCGTCGCGGTGCTGGTCGGCGCGCTCGTCGCGGCCGGATGTGGCCGGCCCGCCGACCCCGCACCCCGGCTGCGGATCGAGGTGGTCGCCACCCGGCCGCACGATCGGACCGCCTTCACCCAGGGCCTCGAGGTCGCCGACGGCGTGCTCTACGAGGGCACCGGGCTCACCGGCCGCTCGTTCGTGCGCGCCACCGACCTGGCCACCGGCGCGGAACTGGCGCGGGCGGACGTGCCCGGCGAGTACTTCGGCGAGGGGATCACCAAGGCCGGCGCGACGCTGTGGCAGCTCACCTGGCGCGACGGGGTGGCCTTCGCCCGGGACCCGGCCACGCTGCGGGTGCTGCGCGAGGTCCGCTACGAGGGCGAGGGCTGGGGACTGTGCACGCGCGGCGACCGGCTGGTGATGAGCGACGGCAGCGACACGCTCACCTTCCGCGACCCGGAGACCTTCGCCGTCACCGGCACCCGCACGCTGCGCGACCGGCGCGGCGCCCGGCTCAACGAACTGGACTGCGCCCCCGACGGTTCGGTCTACGCCAACGACTATCCGAGCAACCGCATCCTGCGCATCGATCCCGACACCGGCGAGGTCACCGGGGTGGCCGACACCGGCGGCCTGCTCACCCGCGCCGAACGCGCCGACGCCGACGTGCCCAACGGCATCGCCGCGCTACCCGGCACCGACCGGTTCCTGCTGACCGGCAAGTACTGGCCGACGATGTTCGAGGTCCGCTTCGTTCCCGAGTGA
- a CDS encoding MFS transporter, with protein MTTPRDPYGPERGPWDDEETPPIERHPGYDRYPPPNAPTRRRRPLPPLDPDRYTAPPPLRPLGKRGGPPEHDPGTRGSTSRVDKPVRRTSPQLPPPTAAVDEQAETGPGAPRMPRKLTVTRVAAMRSRQLTEKGIATFQRAAKADGADKSGLTALTYATMANFALDAAIAVALANTLFFASATAESKSKVALYLLITIAPFAVIAPLIGPLLDRLQRGRRLALATSFAVRAVLAVVLILEFDTWALYPLALCMMIGSKSFSVLKSAVTPRVLPPEIDLVRTNSRLTVFGLVGGTMGAGAVAALVAALAGSTGALVLAGLIAAGGAYLSLRIPRWVEVTEGEVPATLTYRGDDTRTEVLAPGAESAVPPRKRRQPLGRAVVSGLWGNGTIRVLTGFLTFYVAFVAKATEHRPLQQATMLGVVGAAAAIGNFTGNATGARIPLGRPSVIVIGCTSACAAVALFAVFTDNLLGAAVAALVAAAASALAKVSLDASIQDDLPPESIASGFGRSETVLQLSWVIGGAAGVLLPTDYWKGFAVVSGILVLGLIQTFLSYRGHSLLPGLGGNRPQHAEQEVPAAHTARGQTTTSRPATGDPIRE; from the coding sequence GTGACTACTCCGCGCGATCCCTACGGTCCCGAGCGTGGTCCGTGGGATGACGAGGAGACGCCGCCGATCGAACGGCATCCCGGCTACGACCGGTATCCCCCGCCCAACGCGCCCACGCGGCGCCGCAGGCCGTTGCCGCCGCTGGACCCCGACCGCTACACCGCGCCGCCGCCCTTGCGCCCGCTCGGGAAACGGGGTGGACCACCGGAACACGACCCGGGGACTCGGGGATCGACGAGCCGGGTCGACAAGCCGGTGCGGCGGACCTCCCCCCAGCTTCCGCCACCCACCGCTGCCGTGGACGAGCAGGCCGAGACCGGCCCCGGCGCGCCGCGCATGCCGCGCAAGCTGACCGTCACCAGGGTCGCCGCGATGCGCTCGCGTCAGCTCACCGAGAAAGGCATCGCCACCTTCCAGCGCGCCGCCAAGGCCGACGGTGCCGACAAGTCCGGGCTCACCGCGCTGACCTACGCGACGATGGCGAACTTCGCCCTCGACGCCGCCATCGCCGTCGCGCTGGCCAACACCCTGTTCTTCGCCAGCGCGACCGCGGAATCGAAATCGAAGGTCGCGCTGTATCTGCTCATCACCATCGCGCCGTTCGCCGTCATCGCACCGCTCATCGGCCCGTTGCTCGACCGGTTGCAGCGGGGCCGCAGGCTGGCACTGGCCACCTCCTTCGCTGTGCGCGCGGTGCTGGCCGTGGTGTTGATCCTGGAGTTCGACACCTGGGCGCTGTATCCGCTGGCGCTGTGCATGATGATCGGCAGCAAGTCGTTCTCCGTCCTCAAGAGCGCGGTCACACCCCGGGTGCTGCCACCGGAGATCGATCTGGTCCGCACCAACTCCCGGTTGACGGTCTTCGGCCTGGTCGGCGGCACCATGGGGGCGGGCGCGGTGGCGGCCCTGGTGGCGGCGTTGGCCGGGTCGACCGGCGCGCTGGTACTGGCCGGGTTGATCGCCGCGGGCGGCGCCTATCTGAGCCTGCGCATTCCACGCTGGGTGGAGGTGACCGAGGGCGAGGTGCCCGCGACCCTGACCTATCGCGGCGACGACACCCGCACCGAGGTGCTGGCGCCCGGTGCGGAATCGGCGGTGCCGCCGCGCAAGCGCCGCCAGCCGCTGGGCCGGGCGGTGGTGTCCGGGTTGTGGGGCAACGGCACGATCCGCGTGCTCACCGGCTTCCTCACCTTCTACGTGGCCTTCGTCGCCAAGGCCACCGAGCACCGTCCGTTGCAGCAGGCCACCATGCTCGGCGTGGTGGGCGCGGCCGCGGCGATCGGCAATTTCACCGGCAACGCCACCGGCGCCCGCATCCCGCTGGGCAGGCCCTCGGTGATCGTCATCGGCTGCACGTCGGCCTGCGCGGCCGTCGCGCTGTTCGCGGTGTTCACCGACAACCTGCTCGGCGCGGCGGTGGCGGCGCTGGTGGCGGCCGCGGCGAGCGCGCTGGCGAAGGTCTCGCTGGACGCCTCCATCCAGGACGACCTGCCGCCGGAGTCGATCGCCTCCGGGTTCGGCCGGTCGGAGACGGTGCTACAGCTGAGCTGGGTGATCGGCGGCGCGGCGGGGGTGCTGCTGCCGACCGACTACTGGAAGGGCTTCGCGGTGGTGTCGGGAATACTCGTGCTGGGGCTGATCCAGACATTCCTCAGCTACCGCGGCCACAGCCTGCTGCCCGGCCTCGGCGGCAATCGGCCCCAGCACGCCGAACAAGAAGTCCCGGCGGCGCACACCGCGCGCGGGCAGACCACGACCAGCCGACCAGCGACGGGAGATCCGATCCGTGAGTGA